The genomic window CAGGCAGAAGATAGGTTTGGTTCCTATGAGTATACATCAGCAAAGCTCAAGACACAGGGTCTATTTAGTAAAAAGTATGGACGATTTGAGATTAAAGCGCGTTTGCCTGTGGGAAAAGGTATATGGCCTGCTATTTGGATGATGCCAGAAGATAATGTTTATGGGAAATGGCCGCTATCTGGAGAAATAGATATTGTGGAAAGTTGGGGTAGTCGACCGTTAACGGTAGTAGGTACCATACATTACGGTGAAAGACCACCGAATAATACACACACAGGGAAGGAACTGACTTTGCCAGAAGGAAACGGGATAAACGCATGGCATGTGTATGCTCTTGAGTGGGAACAAGGTGAATTGCGGTGGTACGTTGATGGGGAATTGTACCAGACGCAAACGGAATGGTATTCAAAACAGAGCGAAAGTGTGGAGAATGTT from Bacillus sp. HMF5848 includes these protein-coding regions:
- a CDS encoding glycoside hydrolase family 16 protein, which encodes MKKWTLVWSDEFEGNTIDLSKWKYDIGNWLVDQDGNGVKAGWGNSEKQCYTNSPDNAYIKDSKLIIQAKKEQAEDRFGSYEYTSAKLKTQGLFSKKYGRFEIKARLPVGKGIWPAIWMMPEDNVYGKWPLSGEIDIVESWGSRPLTVVGTIHYGERPPNNTHTGKELTLPEGNGINAWHVYALEWEQGELRWYVDGELYQTQTEWYSKQSESVENVPYPAPFDQEFHIILNLAVGGHFDGDPDETTAFPQQFEVDYVRVYE